In Engraulis encrasicolus isolate BLACKSEA-1 chromosome 24, IST_EnEncr_1.0, whole genome shotgun sequence, a single genomic region encodes these proteins:
- the mrpl2 gene encoding 39S ribosomal protein L2, mitochondrial: protein MAVSALTRALRAVSLTGGSCKQVFSKVSCYGGMVPEISRLSSASFLPAVNTSVCQWRGFLTSSHLEQNRTLWKQREKYTIRPIGMKKTGGRDWTGKIRTHGIGGGHKQRHRIIDFQRLRYEAGKDEKPFEERVLEVRYDPCRSADIALVAGGNRKRWIIATENMEAGDLVKSSGVIGRMAVAAKEGDAHPLGALPVGTLINNLELYPGKGAQVIRAAGTSGVLLRKVSGTAIVQLPSKHQIQVSETCVATVGRVSNIDHNKRIIGKAGRNRWLGIRPSSGLWQRKGGWAGRKIKPLPPMKSYVNKPSLASQT, encoded by the exons ATGGCAGTGTCAGCTCTCACGCGAGCCCTGCGAGCAGTGTCACTGACAGGCGGCAGTTGTAAACAGGTTTTCTCAAAG gtttcCTGTTATGGAGGAATGGTCCCGGAAATTAGCAGGTTGTCCTCAGCTTCCTTCCTTCCAGCTGTCAACACTTCTGTTTGTCAATGGCGAGGCTTCCTCACATCTTCTCACCTGGAGCAGAACAGGACACTTTGGAAGCAGAGAGAAAAGTACACCATCAGACCCATTGGCATGAAAAAGACTGGCGGCCGGGATTGGACAG GAAAGATCCGCACACATGGCATTGGTGGGggccacaaacaaagacacagaatCATAGATTTCCAGCGACTGCGATACGAAGCAGGGAAAGACGAGAAGCCTTTTGAGGAGCGGGTCCTTGAAGTCCGATATGATCCATGCAG GTCTGCTGATATAGCCCTGGTGGCTGGCGGTAACCGGAAGCGTTGGATTATCGCCACAGAGAACATGGAGGCCGGTGACCTTGTCAAGTCCTCGGGGGTCATAGGTCGAATGGCAG TTGCTGCTAAAGAGGGTGATGCCCATCCTCTTGGTGCTCTTCCTGTGGGAACTCTGATCAACAACTTGGAGCTGTACCCTGGCAAAGGTGCCCAGGTCATTCGCGCAGCAG GCACATCTGGGGTGCTCCTACGGAAAGTCAGTGGCACAGCTATTGTGCAGCTCCCCTCCAAACATCAGATACAG GTCTCAGAGACGTGCGTGGCCACGGTGGGCAGGGTGTCCAACATCGACCACAACAAGCGCATCATCGGCAAGGCGGGCCGCAACCGCTGGCTGGGTATCCGGCCGTCCAGCGGCCTGTGGCAGAGGAAGGGGGGCTGGGCCGGACGCAAGATCAAGCCCCTCCCTCCCATGAAGAGCTATGTCAACAAACCCTCTCTCGCCTCCCAGACATGA